One Synechococcus sp. JA-2-3B'a(2-13) genomic window carries:
- a CDS encoding FAD-dependent oxidoreductase → MKLQVNLPGWSRVALGAGILGAGAALAQPLPETRIPCEIFIAGGGLGGVAAAYDALQLGRQVCMTEITDWIGGQVSAQGVSALDERPLQRENDIFPKGYSEFRRRVREKYGGDPNPGKCWVSVLCFSPQVGHQVIREMLDPYLQSGQLRLFTETVVKDLEIADYQIRSVQAIRNIPKHASVQPENRGDLSSYFLDFYRLEPTEDWDKEILRFEPPPERQDKTLPWVVIDATETGELLPLARVPYRLGTDGQSRWEPSSKPYVDPYCTQGFTYTFVLERSAVPQVPVKPEFYNDPLHGPYYSYEHPRFNFALIFTYRRIRGQVFGFGEEAIRVGDQSMQNWTWGNDWRITGPDKNFILTHEQLQASGQLDPGDWMGGLRVEALRRAEQHAKGFFYWLVAGRTDFLLQQEDPNFQKDFYLRYAYLRGPNTPMGTASGLSKYPYIRESRRIIGRPSLSYPEGFTIYESDITTRESELNRGRPFIFYDSVGVGQYPIDFHDCLLPDFSLPPSNNKDAQAPSYPYQIPLRALIPQRIDNLLAGNKNIATSRIASASYRVHPVEWAIGTAAGHTAHFALERDLIPAEIVEEPLLDLRLLPALQAQIQSLGNPIQFPGTTITATDWAQSR, encoded by the coding sequence ATGAAACTTCAGGTTAACCTTCCGGGGTGGAGCAGGGTAGCCTTGGGAGCAGGGATCCTGGGCGCCGGAGCGGCTCTGGCCCAGCCCTTGCCGGAAACCCGCATCCCCTGTGAGATCTTCATTGCCGGGGGTGGGCTGGGGGGGGTGGCGGCGGCCTATGACGCGCTGCAACTGGGCCGGCAGGTGTGCATGACGGAGATCACCGATTGGATCGGGGGGCAGGTGAGCGCCCAGGGAGTCTCCGCTTTGGACGAGCGACCCCTGCAACGAGAAAATGACATCTTCCCCAAAGGCTACAGCGAGTTTCGCCGGCGGGTACGGGAAAAATACGGCGGGGATCCCAATCCGGGCAAATGCTGGGTGAGCGTGCTCTGCTTTTCCCCGCAGGTGGGCCACCAGGTGATTCGGGAGATGTTGGATCCCTATCTGCAGTCGGGGCAGTTGCGGCTATTTACGGAGACGGTGGTCAAAGACTTGGAGATTGCGGATTACCAAATCCGCAGCGTGCAGGCCATCCGCAACATCCCCAAACACGCCAGCGTCCAGCCAGAGAATCGAGGGGATCTCTCCAGCTACTTTCTCGATTTTTATCGTCTAGAACCCACCGAGGACTGGGACAAGGAGATCCTGCGCTTTGAGCCGCCGCCAGAACGCCAAGACAAAACCCTGCCCTGGGTGGTGATCGACGCTACTGAAACCGGCGAGCTGCTGCCCTTGGCGCGGGTGCCCTACCGCCTGGGAACTGATGGCCAAAGCCGCTGGGAACCCAGCTCCAAGCCCTACGTGGATCCCTACTGTACCCAGGGCTTCACCTACACCTTTGTCCTGGAGCGCTCTGCTGTGCCGCAGGTGCCGGTCAAGCCGGAGTTCTACAACGATCCCCTGCACGGCCCCTACTACAGTTACGAACACCCTCGCTTCAACTTTGCGCTGATCTTCACCTACCGCCGCATCCGGGGGCAGGTGTTCGGCTTTGGGGAAGAGGCCATTCGGGTGGGGGATCAGTCAATGCAGAACTGGACCTGGGGCAATGACTGGCGCATCACAGGGCCGGATAAGAATTTCATCCTCACCCACGAGCAGTTGCAGGCTTCAGGCCAGTTGGATCCCGGCGACTGGATGGGGGGCCTGCGGGTGGAAGCCCTGCGGCGAGCTGAGCAGCATGCTAAGGGCTTTTTCTACTGGCTGGTGGCGGGAAGGACGGATTTTCTCCTGCAGCAGGAGGATCCCAACTTTCAAAAAGACTTCTACTTGCGCTATGCCTACCTACGGGGGCCCAATACCCCCATGGGAACTGCCAGCGGCCTCTCCAAGTACCCTTATATCCGCGAGTCGCGGCGCATCATTGGTCGGCCCAGCCTCTCCTACCCAGAAGGATTTACCATCTACGAGTCGGATATCACCACGCGGGAATCGGAGTTGAATCGTGGTCGCCCCTTTATCTTCTACGACTCAGTGGGGGTGGGCCAGTACCCCATCGACTTTCACGACTGCCTGCTGCCGGATTTTTCGCTGCCTCCCAGCAACAACAAAGACGCGCAGGCCCCCAGCTACCCTTACCAGATCCCCCTGCGGGCTCTGATCCCCCAGCGCATCGACAACCTTTTGGCCGGCAACAAAAACATCGCCACCAGCCGCATTGCCAGTGCCTCCTACCGGGTGCATCCGGTGGAATGGGCCATTGGCACCGCCGCCGGCCACACGGCCCACTTTGCCCTAGAACGGGATCTGATCCCGGCGGAGATCGTGGAGGAGCCGCTTTTGGATTTGCGGCTGTTGCCAGCTCTCCAGGCCCAAATCCAGAGCTTGGGCAACCCCATTCAATTTCCTGGCACCACCATTACCGCCACCGATTGGGCCCAATCCCGCTAG
- a CDS encoding YtxH domain-containing protein: MAENRTGAFIGGLLLGTAVGTAIGLLLAPRSGRETRRLLKKSAEALPEVAEDVTSSLQYQSEKLFDAAQRSLDEALLRLQQAVAVGKEAMLQKRRELLQAQNSRPFGGEEADLEARDGEEAAG, from the coding sequence ATGGCTGAAAACCGGACTGGCGCGTTTATTGGTGGGCTGTTGCTGGGAACTGCTGTGGGCACCGCCATTGGCCTGCTCTTGGCTCCCCGCAGCGGACGGGAGACGCGGCGACTGCTGAAGAAATCGGCAGAGGCCCTGCCAGAGGTGGCAGAAGATGTGACCAGCAGTCTGCAATATCAATCGGAAAAGTTGTTCGACGCTGCCCAACGCAGTTTGGATGAGGCTCTGCTGCGGCTGCAGCAGGCAGTGGCGGTGGGCAAAGAAGCCATGTTGCAGAAGCGAAGGGAGCTGCTCCAAGCCCAGAACTCGCGTCCCTTTGGCGGGGAAGAAGCTGACCTAGAAGCTCGGGATGGGGAGGAGGCGGCGGGATGA
- the priA gene encoding primosomal protein N', giving the protein MLQPVPPRWLEVWVDHPHLGGCFTYRVPEGSAPEAGDLLSVPFGRQMAGAVALGWRSELPAGVDPQSVREIEAVVAKGILPKEFWPLLQRVADYYLTPLAQVVRTVLPPGLLSRSQRRVRLLRLPAEGEECSPAAQTLLQLLQAKGGELSWRYVQQQVPTAALALRELQRRGWVESFWQEQQGGRVRTQLAASLADDSPEGLSLPQQKALQILKQKGGELLLAEWERLAGVSRAVLQGLARKGRVHLYERPLLRLGDASLPGWRDPPRPLTAAQAQAVEAIRQALGRFQRFLLHGVTGSGKTEVYLQVIAQVLQQGRSALVLVPEIGLTPQLMDRFRARLRSQVWAYHSGLSEGERYDTWRQMLSSTPQVVIGTRSAVFAPLSKLGLIVLDEEHDDSFKQDQPQPCYHARQVAEWRAELAGCPLVLGSATPAVETYAAHLQDPQRWIRLALPQRIPQAGIPATLPQLELVDMRQELQAGNRSILSRRLHQALQQTLDRGEQAILFVPRRGHSTFVLCRSCGFVLTCEHCDVSLTFHLAHLGGQELRCHYCGARQPHPQRCPACGSPYLKHFGTGTQKVVEVLHQHWPQLSILRYDSDATRRKGSHRDLLEQFRSGKAQVLVGTQMLTKGLDIPQVTLVGVMAADGLLHQADYRAGERSFQLLTQVAGRSGRGSLPGQAIIQTYLPEHPILRAVLAQNYEGFLQAELQQRREGGYPPHRALILIRLSSTRLEALERYCHRVAERLQGIPAEVLGPGPAQVERVAGRYRWQILLKQLPDQGWDRPKLAAQIQAAIGHPPQGIRVSIDVDPLRIL; this is encoded by the coding sequence GCCTTGGGTTGGCGCTCCGAGCTGCCGGCAGGGGTGGATCCGCAGTCGGTGCGGGAGATCGAGGCGGTGGTGGCCAAAGGGATCCTGCCCAAAGAATTCTGGCCCCTGCTGCAGCGGGTGGCCGACTATTACCTCACCCCTCTGGCTCAGGTGGTGCGCACGGTATTGCCCCCCGGCTTGCTCAGCCGTTCTCAGCGGCGTGTCCGCTTGCTCAGGCTCCCTGCCGAAGGGGAGGAATGTTCGCCGGCTGCCCAAACCCTGCTGCAGCTGCTTCAGGCCAAAGGGGGAGAGCTGTCTTGGCGCTATGTGCAACAGCAGGTGCCCACTGCCGCCCTCGCCCTGCGGGAACTGCAGCGACGGGGTTGGGTGGAGAGCTTTTGGCAGGAGCAACAGGGGGGCAGGGTGAGGACCCAACTGGCCGCCAGTCTGGCCGACGACTCCCCAGAGGGGCTGAGCCTCCCTCAGCAGAAGGCGCTGCAGATCCTCAAGCAGAAGGGGGGAGAGCTGCTGCTCGCCGAGTGGGAGCGCCTGGCAGGAGTGAGCCGAGCGGTTCTGCAGGGGTTGGCCCGCAAAGGCCGTGTCCACCTCTACGAGCGCCCACTGCTGCGGCTGGGAGATGCCAGCCTGCCGGGGTGGCGGGATCCGCCCAGGCCCTTGACGGCCGCCCAGGCCCAGGCGGTAGAGGCGATCCGGCAAGCTTTGGGCCGGTTCCAGCGGTTTTTACTGCACGGGGTCACCGGTTCTGGGAAAACGGAAGTGTACCTGCAGGTGATCGCCCAGGTGCTGCAGCAAGGACGGTCGGCGCTGGTGCTGGTGCCCGAGATCGGCCTTACCCCGCAACTGATGGATCGGTTTCGGGCGCGGCTGCGATCCCAGGTGTGGGCCTACCACAGCGGCCTCTCGGAAGGCGAGCGCTACGACACCTGGCGGCAGATGCTGTCCTCCACCCCCCAAGTGGTGATCGGCACCCGCTCGGCGGTGTTTGCCCCCTTGTCCAAGCTGGGCCTGATCGTCTTGGACGAAGAGCACGACGACAGCTTCAAGCAGGATCAGCCCCAGCCCTGCTACCACGCCCGTCAGGTGGCCGAGTGGCGGGCCGAGCTGGCCGGTTGTCCCCTGGTCCTGGGCAGTGCAACCCCAGCGGTGGAAACCTATGCCGCCCATCTGCAGGATCCGCAGCGGTGGATCCGGCTGGCCCTGCCGCAGCGCATCCCCCAAGCTGGGATCCCGGCCACCCTGCCCCAACTGGAGCTGGTGGACATGCGCCAGGAGCTCCAAGCCGGCAACCGCAGCATCCTCAGCCGCCGTCTACACCAGGCCCTGCAGCAGACGCTGGACAGAGGGGAACAGGCCATTCTCTTTGTCCCCCGCCGCGGCCACAGCACCTTCGTCTTGTGCCGTAGCTGCGGGTTTGTCCTCACCTGCGAGCATTGTGATGTTTCTCTCACCTTTCACCTGGCCCATCTCGGCGGACAAGAACTGCGCTGCCACTACTGCGGCGCCCGCCAACCCCATCCGCAGCGCTGCCCCGCCTGTGGATCCCCCTACCTGAAGCACTTCGGCACCGGCACCCAAAAAGTGGTGGAAGTGTTGCACCAGCATTGGCCGCAGCTCTCGATTTTGCGCTACGACAGCGACGCCACCCGCCGCAAGGGATCCCATCGCGATTTGCTGGAGCAGTTTCGCAGCGGCAAGGCCCAGGTGCTGGTGGGCACGCAAATGCTCACCAAAGGGCTGGACATACCCCAGGTAACCTTGGTGGGCGTGATGGCCGCCGATGGGCTGTTGCACCAAGCCGACTATCGCGCCGGCGAGCGCAGCTTTCAACTGCTCACCCAGGTGGCAGGGCGCTCGGGCCGGGGATCCCTGCCAGGACAGGCGATTATCCAGACCTATCTGCCGGAGCACCCGATTTTGAGGGCGGTACTGGCCCAAAATTACGAGGGCTTCTTGCAGGCAGAACTGCAACAACGGCGAGAGGGGGGCTATCCTCCCCACCGAGCTTTGATTTTGATCCGCTTGAGCAGCACCCGCCTGGAAGCCCTGGAGCGTTATTGCCATCGGGTGGCCGAACGCCTACAGGGGATCCCAGCAGAGGTGTTGGGGCCGGGGCCGGCCCAGGTGGAGCGGGTTGCCGGACGCTACCGCTGGCAGATCCTGTTGAAGCAGCTTCCCGACCAAGGTTGGGATCGCCCGAAGCTGGCTGCGCAGATCCAGGCCGCCATTGGCCATCCCCCCCAAGGGATCCGCGTCAGCATAGATGTGGATCCCCTGCGGATTCTCTAG
- a CDS encoding photosystem II S4 domain protein, giving the protein MLPRADLLRGAEHRETLARVLDLGEQALKTWQVVWSDFLSPPEIAEVQARLCNLTELQVWAWGGYPQAERQRLALARSEVGLDVRDPKSDPEGIPLAAIQIQGNFLFDPATHRDFLGALLGAGIAREKVGDILLLGDSGAQAIVVPEMVDYLTLNLTQVRTVPVKVGRIPLSQLNIQPPRVKSITSVEASLRLDAVASAGFGISRSKMVEEIQRGEVRVNWKPITQASYTVGPQDWIAIRGRGRLQIEEVAETKKGRFRVQMRRYL; this is encoded by the coding sequence ATGCTACCCAGAGCCGATTTGTTGCGAGGGGCAGAGCATCGAGAAACCTTGGCACGGGTCTTGGATTTGGGAGAGCAAGCCCTCAAGACCTGGCAAGTGGTCTGGAGCGACTTCCTCTCGCCACCGGAAATAGCAGAGGTGCAAGCTCGGCTGTGCAACTTGACCGAACTGCAAGTGTGGGCTTGGGGAGGGTACCCTCAAGCAGAGCGCCAGCGCTTGGCCCTAGCTCGCTCTGAGGTGGGTCTGGATGTCCGGGATCCAAAGTCCGACCCAGAAGGGATCCCATTGGCCGCCATTCAGATTCAGGGCAACTTTCTCTTCGACCCGGCCACCCACCGCGATTTTCTGGGAGCCCTTTTGGGAGCCGGCATCGCCCGCGAGAAAGTGGGAGACATCCTCCTGTTGGGGGACTCAGGCGCCCAGGCCATCGTTGTGCCCGAAATGGTGGATTACCTCACCCTAAACCTGACGCAGGTGCGCACAGTGCCTGTCAAAGTAGGCCGGATCCCCCTGAGCCAGTTGAACATTCAACCCCCCCGCGTCAAATCCATCACTAGCGTGGAAGCCTCTTTGCGCCTGGATGCGGTAGCCTCAGCCGGGTTTGGCATCTCCCGCAGCAAAATGGTGGAAGAAATCCAACGGGGGGAAGTGCGGGTCAATTGGAAGCCCATTACCCAAGCCAGCTACACCGTTGGCCCTCAGGATTGGATTGCCATTCGCGGTCGGGGTCGGCTGCAAATCGAAGAGGTAGCCGAAACGAAAAAAGGCCGCTTTCGAGTGCAAATGAGGCGGTATCTCTAG
- a CDS encoding hydantoinase/oxoprolinase family protein, producing the protein MEAMVASALGSNLDPANLDQTEASRSLARLGIDVGGTFTDLVLLQDGQMQTAKVLSTPSPEEGVFAALDKLGVLWVDLFCHGMTVATNALLERKGSPTLFLTTAGFRDVLAIARQNRPSLYDLTQPKPEPVVPRHHCLEVKERCSVGGVLEPLTDAEIRRVVQEVGERVQRDGIRAIGVGFLFSFLYPEHEQRLGMALRQAFPELHLSLSCEVAPEFREYERFSTTAIDAYLSPALAGYLHRLAQGCRERGIPQPLIMQSSGGVTSIPQAAAHASVALLSGPAGGVYGAAYLGRLSGYPHLLSFDMGGTSTDVALIQDGIPQVTPAAVVCGLPVQQPQIDIHTVSAGGGSLAHLLPGGGLQVGPESAGSNPGPACYGRGGRAPTVTDANLWLGYLPDGGRLGNSVQLRRELAEQAIATLADPLGLSLQETAVGIRTLANVAMSRALRVISVERGLDPADFALLAFGGAGPMHACALAEELGIRTILIPAACGVLSALGMALADLRRDYRRAILQPLRQLTSASGGSLLAQWAEPLIRQARADLQEPALHFSLDLRYRGQSFELEIPVQLSDPIPHLEQQFHQAHRQRYGWQDLAQPVEVIQLRLQAVQALPTVPLTAPPPLPGDPLKDRREAWFGGRMCSVPVYDRQRMDVGFQLRGPAIVEMPEATAVIEAGWTGVIDEVGTLILSCVRDSGTKSW; encoded by the coding sequence ATGGAAGCCATGGTCGCATCAGCGTTGGGTAGCAACCTCGATCCGGCCAATCTGGATCAGACGGAAGCAAGCCGCAGCTTGGCCCGCCTGGGGATCGATGTGGGGGGCACCTTTACTGATCTGGTGCTCTTGCAGGATGGCCAGATGCAGACGGCGAAGGTGCTGTCTACCCCCAGCCCTGAGGAGGGGGTCTTTGCGGCGCTGGACAAGCTGGGGGTGCTCTGGGTTGACCTCTTCTGTCATGGCATGACGGTAGCCACCAACGCGCTGCTGGAGCGCAAGGGATCCCCCACCCTGTTTTTGACCACGGCGGGCTTTCGGGATGTGCTGGCCATTGCCCGTCAAAACCGCCCCTCTCTGTATGACCTGACACAGCCCAAGCCGGAGCCGGTGGTGCCCCGCCACCATTGCCTGGAGGTGAAGGAGCGCTGCAGCGTGGGTGGAGTGTTGGAGCCGCTCACCGATGCCGAAATCCGGCGGGTGGTGCAGGAGGTGGGGGAACGGGTGCAGCGGGATGGGATCCGCGCTATTGGGGTGGGGTTTTTGTTTTCTTTTCTCTACCCGGAGCACGAACAGCGGCTGGGAATGGCCTTGCGACAGGCTTTCCCGGAGCTACACCTTTCCCTGTCTTGCGAGGTGGCGCCGGAGTTCCGAGAATACGAGCGCTTCAGCACCACCGCCATCGATGCCTACCTCAGCCCGGCATTGGCGGGCTACCTGCACCGCTTGGCCCAAGGATGTCGGGAGCGAGGGATCCCCCAACCGTTGATCATGCAGTCTTCCGGCGGCGTGACCTCCATCCCTCAGGCGGCGGCCCATGCTTCGGTGGCTTTGCTCTCAGGGCCGGCAGGCGGGGTTTATGGGGCGGCCTATCTGGGTCGCCTGAGTGGCTACCCCCACTTGCTCAGCTTCGATATGGGGGGAACCAGCACGGATGTGGCCTTGATCCAAGATGGGATCCCCCAGGTTACTCCCGCAGCGGTGGTGTGCGGCTTGCCCGTGCAACAGCCCCAAATTGATATCCACACCGTCAGTGCCGGCGGCGGATCCCTGGCCCATTTGCTGCCCGGCGGTGGGCTTCAGGTGGGGCCAGAGAGTGCCGGATCCAACCCCGGGCCGGCCTGCTACGGTCGGGGGGGAAGGGCTCCGACGGTTACCGATGCCAACCTCTGGCTGGGGTACCTGCCGGATGGCGGGCGGCTGGGCAACTCGGTGCAGCTACGGCGGGAGCTGGCGGAACAGGCTATTGCCACGCTGGCGGATCCCTTGGGTTTGAGCTTGCAGGAAACTGCCGTTGGCATTCGCACCTTGGCCAACGTCGCTATGTCGCGGGCCTTGCGGGTGATCAGCGTGGAGCGGGGTTTGGATCCCGCCGATTTTGCCCTGTTGGCCTTCGGCGGAGCCGGGCCCATGCATGCCTGTGCTTTGGCAGAAGAGCTGGGCATCCGCACGATCTTGATCCCGGCTGCCTGTGGGGTGCTCTCGGCGCTGGGAATGGCTCTGGCAGATCTGCGGCGAGACTATCGGCGGGCCATCCTCCAACCTCTGCGGCAGCTCACGTCCGCTTCAGGGGGATCCCTGCTGGCCCAATGGGCAGAACCCCTGATCCGCCAGGCGAGAGCCGATCTGCAGGAGCCGGCGCTGCACTTCAGCTTGGACTTGCGCTATCGCGGCCAGTCTTTTGAGTTGGAGATCCCGGTGCAGTTGTCAGATCCGATTCCTCATCTGGAGCAACAGTTTCACCAGGCCCACCGACAACGCTATGGATGGCAGGATTTGGCCCAGCCGGTGGAGGTGATTCAGTTGCGTCTACAGGCGGTGCAGGCCCTACCCACCGTGCCTTTGACCGCACCCCCCCCCTTGCCAGGGGATCCCCTCAAGGATCGGCGAGAGGCATGGTTTGGGGGCAGGATGTGCTCGGTGCCGGTCTACGATCGGCAGCGCATGGATGTGGGGTTTCAACTGCGCGGGCCGGCAATTGTCGAGATGCCGGAGGCAACGGCGGTGATCGAAGCCGGTTGGACAGGTGTCATTGACGAAGTGGGAACCCTAATCTTGAGCTGTGTTCGCGATAGCGGGACAAAGTCCTGGTGA
- the metG gene encoding methionine--tRNA ligase produces the protein MPDSTFVITTPIYYVNAAPHIGSAYTTLVADAIARYHRLRGKDVLMVTGTDEHGQKIQRTAEERGIPPQQHCDEIAAQFAQLWQLLDIRYDRFIRTTNPRHKAIVREFFQRVWDQGDIFIGRQQGWYCVACEEFKDEAELLEGGFCPLHPTKKVEWKDEENYFFRLSRYQEKLEALYAEHPEFIQPESRRNEVINFVKQGLRDFSISRPSVSWGIPFPADPGQTLYVWFDALINYISAALDPDDEPTLANALRRYWPADVHLVGKDIVRFHAIYWPAMLMSAGLPLPKQVFGHGFLTKDGLKMSKSLGNTVDPFELVQQYGADAVRYYFLTEIELGKDGDFSEGRFVDVLNADLANDLGNLLNRTLNMLRKYQSDYRVPAVGIPADHPLKTLAERLAPAVADAYERLDPSSAARKALSLAQASNKYLDEQAPWTLHKQGQNERVAQILYAVLESVRWVAVLLSPLIPALSLKILQQLGFSLADTLQLRWDPDATWGQLPPGQEPQPPTPVFQKILRNA, from the coding sequence ATGCCGGATTCCACCTTTGTCATCACCACCCCCATCTACTACGTCAACGCTGCCCCCCATATTGGCAGCGCCTACACCACCCTAGTGGCGGATGCCATCGCCCGTTACCACCGCCTGCGGGGCAAGGATGTGCTGATGGTGACGGGAACCGACGAGCACGGCCAGAAGATCCAGCGTACCGCCGAAGAGCGCGGCATTCCCCCTCAGCAGCACTGTGACGAGATTGCGGCTCAGTTTGCCCAGCTTTGGCAGTTGCTAGACATCCGCTACGACCGCTTTATCCGCACCACCAACCCTCGCCACAAAGCCATTGTGCGGGAGTTTTTTCAGCGGGTCTGGGATCAGGGAGATATTTTCATTGGCCGGCAGCAGGGTTGGTACTGTGTGGCCTGCGAAGAGTTCAAAGACGAGGCCGAGCTGCTGGAGGGAGGATTTTGCCCCCTGCACCCCACCAAGAAGGTGGAGTGGAAAGACGAGGAAAACTACTTCTTTCGCCTCTCCCGCTACCAAGAAAAGCTGGAGGCCCTGTATGCGGAGCACCCGGAGTTTATCCAACCAGAAAGCCGCCGCAATGAGGTGATTAACTTTGTCAAGCAGGGCCTGCGGGACTTTTCCATCTCTCGCCCTAGTGTCTCCTGGGGGATCCCTTTTCCGGCGGATCCCGGCCAAACCCTCTACGTCTGGTTTGACGCCCTGATCAACTACATCAGTGCCGCTCTGGATCCTGACGACGAGCCCACCTTGGCAAATGCCCTACGCCGCTACTGGCCTGCGGATGTCCACCTGGTGGGCAAGGATATTGTCCGCTTCCACGCCATTTACTGGCCGGCCATGCTCATGTCCGCAGGTCTGCCCCTGCCCAAGCAGGTGTTTGGCCACGGCTTTCTCACCAAAGATGGCCTCAAGATGAGCAAAAGCTTGGGGAACACGGTGGATCCCTTTGAGCTGGTGCAGCAATACGGCGCCGATGCCGTGCGCTACTACTTTCTGACGGAAATCGAGCTGGGCAAGGATGGCGATTTCAGCGAGGGCCGCTTCGTTGACGTGCTCAACGCCGATCTGGCCAACGACCTGGGCAATCTGCTCAACCGCACCCTCAACATGCTCAGGAAATATCAATCCGACTACCGCGTTCCCGCCGTCGGGATCCCTGCAGATCACCCCCTCAAAACCCTGGCCGAGCGCCTTGCCCCGGCAGTGGCCGACGCCTACGAGCGGCTGGATCCCAGCTCTGCTGCCCGCAAAGCCCTCAGCTTAGCCCAGGCCAGCAACAAATACCTTGATGAGCAGGCTCCTTGGACGCTGCACAAGCAAGGGCAAAACGAACGGGTGGCCCAGATTCTCTACGCCGTTTTGGAAAGTGTGCGCTGGGTGGCAGTCCTGCTCTCCCCCCTCATTCCCGCTCTCAGCCTCAAGATCCTGCAGCAGCTGGGGTTCTCCCTCGCCGACACCCTGCAACTGCGCTGGGATCCCGATGCGACTTGGGGCCAGCTTCCCCCCGGGCAAGAGCCCCAGCCTCCTACGCCTGTCTTTCAGAAGATCCTGAGGAACGCCTAG
- a CDS encoding ATP-binding protein — protein MTPLQEAAEAAAKLLVFRDICTHPLALAWQELIQQLMSGDPLPCWRAYGRWFELLARQGLSWRQWLIREIRWADNPFARAALQPQGIPEPLMQAARHDLRCLQTLADSQETIAEQMQALGLGIPWPDGETDSAGWDPRSFADWGQSLETLIAHYRQRGVGLCGRYWAFRWGPAGLEGIPAPDLSDWEEIYGYERQKQQLAANTEALLRGDPALHVLLYGARGTGKSSLVKALLRRYGLQGLRLLELRRTDLIQLPEILAELRAQVLPFILFVDDLSFEAEETEFKQLKVLLEGDLVAPPPNVRLYATSNRRHLIREFFGDRPNPQDQEVHAWDTVQEKLSLRDRFGLTLTFTPFTQGDYLATVEHLAQRLGFTQSLDALRRQALIWAQQQNGFSGRTARQFLDAVRAGLVKGNDGLPS, from the coding sequence ATGACCCCCCTCCAAGAAGCAGCAGAAGCAGCGGCCAAGCTGCTGGTATTCCGGGACATCTGCACCCACCCCCTAGCCCTAGCCTGGCAGGAGCTAATCCAGCAGTTGATGAGTGGGGATCCCCTGCCGTGCTGGAGGGCCTACGGGCGCTGGTTTGAGCTTTTGGCCCGGCAGGGCCTGAGCTGGCGGCAATGGCTGATCCGGGAGATCCGCTGGGCCGATAACCCCTTTGCCCGTGCAGCGCTGCAGCCCCAAGGGATCCCAGAGCCTCTTATGCAGGCGGCCCGCCACGACCTGCGCTGTCTGCAAACCCTAGCGGACAGTCAGGAGACCATTGCCGAGCAGATGCAGGCGTTGGGGTTGGGGATCCCCTGGCCCGATGGGGAAACCGATAGCGCTGGCTGGGATCCCCGCTCTTTTGCCGATTGGGGCCAGAGCTTGGAGACCTTAATTGCCCACTACCGCCAAAGGGGGGTAGGGCTCTGTGGTCGCTACTGGGCCTTTCGCTGGGGGCCAGCAGGGCTAGAAGGGATCCCTGCTCCCGATCTGTCTGACTGGGAGGAGATCTACGGCTACGAACGGCAGAAACAGCAGTTGGCGGCCAACACCGAAGCCCTGCTGCGGGGGGATCCGGCTTTGCATGTGTTGCTCTACGGGGCGCGGGGCACCGGCAAGTCTTCTCTGGTGAAGGCCTTGTTGCGCCGCTACGGCCTGCAGGGGCTGCGCCTATTGGAGCTGAGGCGAACAGACTTGATTCAGTTGCCGGAGATTTTGGCAGAGCTGCGGGCGCAGGTGTTGCCTTTCATCTTGTTTGTGGACGATCTCTCCTTTGAGGCAGAGGAAACCGAGTTCAAGCAGCTCAAGGTGCTCCTGGAGGGGGATCTCGTTGCGCCGCCCCCCAACGTGCGCCTTTATGCCACCAGCAACCGCCGCCATCTCATCCGCGAGTTTTTTGGCGATCGTCCCAATCCCCAAGATCAAGAAGTCCACGCCTGGGATACGGTCCAGGAAAAGCTGTCGCTGCGGGATCGCTTCGGCCTCACCCTCACCTTCACCCCCTTCACCCAGGGAGATTACCTGGCAACCGTAGAACACTTGGCCCAGCGGCTGGGTTTCACCCAATCTCTGGATGCCCTGCGCCGCCAGGCCTTAATCTGGGCCCAACAGCAAAACGGCTTTTCCGGTCGCACTGCCCGCCAGTTCTTGGATGCCGTTCGGGCAGGGCTGGTGAAAGGCAACGATGGACTTCCGAGCTAG